The following proteins are encoded in a genomic region of Dasypus novemcinctus isolate mDasNov1 chromosome 3, mDasNov1.1.hap2, whole genome shotgun sequence:
- the CHRNB4 gene encoding neuronal acetylcholine receptor subunit beta-4, which yields MRSAPPLLLFSLVVFSQRGECRMANAEEKLMDDLLNKTRYNNLIRPATSSSQLISIQVQLSLAQLISVNEREQIMTTNVWLKQEWIDYRLAWNSSRYEGVNILRIPAKRIWLPDIVLYNNADGTYEVSLYTNVVVRSNGSILWLPPAIYKSACKIEVKHFPFDQQNCTLKFRSWTYDHTEIDMVPKLPTASMDDFTPSGEWDIVALPGRRTVNPQDPSYVDVTYDFIIKRKPLFYTINLIIPCVLITSLAILVFYLPSDCGEKMTLCISVLLALTVFLLLISKIVPPTSLDVPLIGKYLMFTMVLVTFSIVTSVCVLNVHHRSPSTHTMAPWVRRCFLHQLPAFLFMKRPHGSPTGAPQPGQLCPTKIEAAATSSAGGPASPSNLYGNSMYFVNPASAALKSPTGSDPAGIPRDFRLRSSGRFRQDVREALEGVSFIAQHMKSDDQDQSVVEDWKYVAMVVDRLFLWVFVCVCVLGTVGLFLPPLFQTHSPPAGP from the exons ATGAGGAGCGCGCCCCCCCTGCTCCTCTTCTCCCTGGTAGTCTTTAGCCAACGCG GGGAATGCCGCATGGCTAATGCTGAGGAGAAGCTCATGGACGACCTTCTCAACAAAACCCGCTACAACAACCTGATCCGCCCAGCCACCAGCTCCTCCCAGCTCATCTCCATCCAGGTGCAGCTCTCCCTGGCCCAGCTCATCAGCGTG AATGAACGAGAACAGATCATGACCACCAACGTCTGGCTGAAACAG GAATGGATTGACTACCGCTTGGCCTGGAATAGCTCCCGGTATGAGGGTGTGAACATCCTGAGGATCCCCGCAAAGCGCATCTGGTTACCTGACATCGTTCTTTACAACAA TGCCGATGGGACCTACGAGGTGTCCCTCTACACCAATGTGGTGGTCCGCTCCAATGGCAGCATCCTGTGGCTGCCCCCTGCCATCTACAAGAGCGCCTGCAAGATCGAGGTGAAGCACTTCCCCTTCGACCAACAGAACTGTACCCTCAAGTTCCGCTCCTGGACGTACGACCACACGGAGATCGATATGGTCCCCAAGTTGCCCACAGCCAGCATGGACGACTTCACTCCCAGTGGCGAGTGGGACATCGTGGCCCTCCCAGGGCGAAGGACAGTGAACCCGCAGGACCCCAGCTACGTGGACGTGACTTATGACTTCATCATCAAGCGCAAGCCCCTCTTCTACACCATCAACCTCATCATCCCCTGCGTGCTCATCACCTCGCTGGCCATCCTCGTCTTCTACCTGCCGTCCGACTGCGGCGAGAAGATGACCCTGTGCATCTCTGTGCTGCTGGCGCTCACCGTCTTCCTGCTGCTCATCTCCAAGATCGTGCCGCCCACCTCCCTCGACGTGCCGCTCATTGGCAAGTACCTCATGTTCACCATGGTGCTGGTCACCTTCTCCATCGTCACCAGCGTCTGCGTGCTCAACGTGCACCACCGCTCGCCCAGCACCCACACCATGGCGCCCTGGGTCCGGCGCTGTTTCCTGCACCAGCTGCCCGCCTTCCTATTCATGAAGCGTCCCCACGGCAGCCCCACCGGAGCCCCCCAGCCCGGCCAGTTGTGCCCAACCAAGATCGAGGCCGCTGCCACCTCCTCTGCTGGGGGCCCCGCCAGCCCCTCCAACCTCTACGGGAACTCCATGTACTTTGTGAATCCTGCCTCTGCAGCTCTCAAGTCTCCCACTGGCTCCGACCCCGCGGGTATCCCCAGGGACTTCCGGCTGAGGTCTTCTGGGAGGTTCCGGCAGGACGTGCGGGAGGCCTTGGAGGGCGTCAGCTTCATTGCCCAGCACATGAAGAGTGACGACCAAGACCAGAGT